The following proteins come from a genomic window of Limnohabitans sp. 103DPR2:
- the glpK gene encoding glycerol kinase GlpK, whose product MTYILALDQGTTSSRAVLFNREGHPVATAQQEFTQHFPKPGWVEHDAMEIWRTQKTVMQDVVNQAGIQAQQIQAIGITNQRETTVVWDRRTGVPIAPAIVWQDRRTAAVCERFKQVGKAAEIQRKTGLVLDAYFSATKLAWLLDHVPGARQKAEQGHLAFGTIDTWLIWHLTGGRVHATDPSNASRTLLFNLHTQAWDASLLKLFNVPASVLPQVLPSSGVLAQTDANLLGAPIPIAGVAGDQQAATFGQACFAPGMAKNTYGTGCFMLMNTGSVPVQSRNQLLTTVAWQGPQTAAHSTAYALEGSVFMAGATVQWLRDGLQIIDKASDVEALAASVPNTGDVHMVPAFAGLGAPDWDGQARGLLIGMTRGTTRAHIARAALEAIAWQVADVFQAMSKDSGLALTELRVDGGASQNNLLMQLQANALGVPVVRSRITETTALGAAYLAGLATGFWTSAEEISAQWAEDKRFVPQIASAEREAGMARWRQAVARSRAWAQD is encoded by the coding sequence ATGACTTACATCCTTGCACTTGATCAAGGCACCACCAGCTCGAGGGCGGTGCTGTTCAACCGAGAGGGCCACCCCGTGGCCACTGCGCAACAAGAATTCACGCAGCATTTCCCCAAACCGGGTTGGGTGGAGCACGATGCCATGGAGATTTGGCGCACCCAAAAAACCGTCATGCAGGATGTGGTCAATCAAGCCGGCATCCAAGCGCAGCAGATTCAAGCCATCGGCATCACCAACCAGCGCGAAACCACGGTAGTCTGGGACCGCCGCACCGGCGTGCCCATTGCGCCTGCCATCGTGTGGCAAGACCGACGCACTGCCGCTGTGTGCGAGCGTTTCAAACAAGTTGGGAAAGCCGCAGAAATTCAGCGCAAAACAGGCTTGGTGTTGGATGCGTATTTTTCAGCCACCAAGCTGGCTTGGTTGTTAGACCATGTGCCGGGTGCAAGACAAAAAGCCGAGCAAGGTCACTTGGCATTTGGCACCATTGACACTTGGTTGATCTGGCACCTGACGGGTGGCCGCGTGCATGCCACCGACCCCAGCAATGCCTCGCGCACCTTGCTGTTCAATTTGCACACCCAAGCATGGGATGCCTCGCTTTTGAAGCTGTTCAATGTGCCTGCTTCTGTGTTGCCGCAGGTGCTGCCCAGCAGCGGCGTGTTGGCCCAAACCGATGCCAACTTGTTGGGCGCGCCCATCCCCATTGCCGGTGTGGCTGGCGATCAGCAAGCGGCCACTTTTGGCCAAGCGTGTTTTGCACCGGGCATGGCCAAGAACACGTATGGCACTGGCTGCTTCATGCTCATGAACACGGGGTCTGTGCCAGTCCAAAGCCGCAACCAATTGCTCACCACCGTGGCATGGCAAGGACCGCAGACTGCGGCGCATTCAACAGCCTATGCTTTAGAAGGTTCGGTGTTCATGGCGGGTGCAACGGTGCAATGGCTGCGTGATGGTTTGCAAATCATCGACAAAGCAAGCGATGTGGAAGCTTTGGCCGCCAGCGTGCCCAACACCGGTGATGTGCACATGGTGCCCGCGTTTGCGGGACTGGGTGCGCCCGATTGGGATGGCCAGGCCCGAGGCTTGTTGATCGGCATGACGCGTGGCACCACGCGCGCGCACATTGCCCGAGCGGCGCTAGAAGCCATTGCATGGCAAGTGGCCGATGTGTTTCAGGCCATGTCCAAAGACAGTGGCCTGGCACTGACGGAGCTGCGGGTGGACGGCGGCGCCAGTCAGAACAATTTGTTGATGCAACTGCAAGCCAATGCGCTGGGTGTGCCTGTGGTGCGATCGCGGATAACAGAAACAACAGCGTTGGGTGCTGCTTATTTGGCAGGATTGGCCACAGGCTTTTGGACCAGCGCTGAAGAAATTTCCGCGCAATGGGCTGAAGACAAACGCTTTGTGCCGCAGATTGCATCTGCTGAACGCGAAGCGGGAATGGCCCGTTGGCGCCAAGCAGTTGCGCGATCGCGCGCTTGGGCGCAAGATTGA
- a CDS encoding glycerol-3-phosphate dehydrogenase/oxidase has protein sequence MKPLKTDRAQLMARLASVDEYDLAIIGGGATGLGTAVDAAVRGLKVVLVEAHDFAKGTSSRSTKLIHGGVRYLAQGHLPLVWEALHERQTLLRNAPHLAHAMPFVMPAYRRIDQWFYGLGLKLYDLLAGRAGLGPTQFLNRNETLHKAPGTLATHLVGGVQYWDGQFDDARLALALARTAAAHGALVINHMPVTGLLTTLGTGKVCGLTCTDAETGFAHHIKARCVVNATGVWVDEIEAMTQTRVADTTQTRVPHAVSPSQGVHLVVDASFWPGETALLVPRTQDGRVLFAVPWQGKVLLGTTDTPKSLVEWEPQALDSEIDQILEEAGKYLAKVPTRHDVTSVWAGLRPLAGAQSDAGKTPSATQNISREHTVKLATNGLISVMGGKWTTYRAMAADVMQCIRKAHLLSLTAEDVTVHTSLWGAQTPAPDDPLAAYGTDAPLLREMAGHDHWLSPHVSEAMVRFAARYEYARTVEDVLARRKRLLFLDAKKAAQIAPEVASLLEAETGGDAQLAAFIALAETYQVRS, from the coding sequence ATGAAGCCTTTGAAGACAGACCGAGCGCAATTGATGGCGCGCTTGGCCAGTGTGGATGAGTACGACCTGGCCATCATTGGCGGCGGCGCCACTGGCTTGGGAACCGCGGTTGATGCGGCAGTGCGCGGCCTCAAGGTTGTCCTGGTGGAAGCCCACGACTTTGCCAAAGGCACGTCATCGCGGTCCACCAAATTGATTCATGGCGGTGTGCGTTATTTGGCGCAAGGACATTTGCCCTTGGTCTGGGAGGCGCTGCACGAGCGCCAAACATTGTTGCGCAACGCGCCCCATTTGGCGCATGCCATGCCCTTTGTCATGCCCGCTTACCGCCGCATCGACCAATGGTTTTATGGCTTGGGCCTCAAGCTGTACGACCTGTTGGCAGGCCGCGCGGGTTTAGGGCCCACTCAATTTCTCAATCGCAACGAAACATTGCACAAAGCGCCGGGCACATTGGCCACGCATTTGGTGGGGGGCGTGCAATATTGGGATGGCCAATTTGACGATGCGCGTTTGGCTTTGGCCTTGGCGCGCACGGCAGCGGCGCATGGTGCCTTGGTCATCAATCACATGCCTGTCACGGGCTTGCTCACCACCTTGGGCACTGGCAAAGTGTGCGGCCTCACATGCACCGATGCCGAGACGGGATTTGCGCATCACATCAAAGCGCGTTGCGTGGTCAACGCCACAGGCGTATGGGTGGACGAGATTGAAGCCATGACGCAAACCCGTGTGGCCGACACCACGCAAACCCGTGTGCCGCATGCCGTCAGCCCCAGTCAGGGCGTGCATTTGGTCGTCGATGCGTCGTTCTGGCCTGGTGAGACGGCCCTGTTGGTGCCGCGCACACAAGATGGCCGCGTGCTGTTTGCCGTGCCTTGGCAAGGCAAAGTTTTGTTGGGCACCACCGACACGCCCAAGTCATTGGTTGAATGGGAGCCGCAAGCGCTGGACTCTGAGATTGACCAAATCTTAGAAGAAGCTGGAAAGTACTTGGCCAAGGTGCCCACGCGACATGATGTGACCAGTGTGTGGGCTGGTTTGCGGCCTTTGGCTGGCGCCCAATCCGATGCAGGCAAGACGCCAAGCGCGACCCAAAACATCAGCCGTGAACACACCGTCAAACTGGCCACCAATGGTCTGATCAGCGTGATGGGTGGCAAATGGACCACGTACAGGGCCATGGCGGCCGATGTGATGCAGTGCATCCGCAAGGCGCACCTCTTGTCTCTCACGGCGGAAGATGTCACGGTGCATACGTCGCTGTGGGGTGCTCAGACGCCAGCACCCGACGACCCTCTGGCCGCCTATGGCACAGATGCGCCCCTGCTCCGTGAAATGGCGGGTCATGACCATTGGCTCAGCCCCCATGTCAGTGAAGCCATGGTTCGCTTTGCTGCGCGCTATGAATATGCACGAACCGTGGAGGACGTCTTGGCCAGGCGCAAGCGCTTGTTGTTCTTGGACGCCAAAAAGGCTGCCCAGATTGCGCCAGAGGTGGCCAGCCTGTTGGAAGCCGAAACGGGGGGTGACGCGCAATTGGCGGCCTTTATAGCCTTGGCCGAGACCTATCAAGTGCGCTCGTGA
- the rplN gene encoding 50S ribosomal protein L14, with the protein MIQTETRLDVADNTGAKSVLCIKVLGGSKRRYASVGDIIKVSIKEAAPRGRVKKGEVYSAVVVRTAKGIRRGDGSLVKFDGNAAVLLNAKLEPIGTRIFGPVTRELRTEKFMKIVSLAPEVL; encoded by the coding sequence ATGATTCAGACAGAAACTCGGTTGGATGTTGCCGACAACACCGGCGCTAAGTCCGTCCTTTGCATCAAGGTGCTGGGCGGATCTAAACGTCGTTACGCAAGTGTTGGCGACATTATCAAAGTGAGCATCAAAGAAGCTGCGCCCCGTGGCCGCGTCAAAAAAGGCGAGGTTTACAGTGCTGTGGTCGTTCGTACAGCCAAGGGCATTCGCCGTGGTGATGGCTCTCTCGTTAAATTCGATGGCAACGCAGCAGTTTTGCTCAATGCCAAGTTGGAGCCTATCGGCACCCGCATCTTCGGCCCAGTGACGCGCGAGCTGCGTACTGAGAAGTTCATGAAGATCGTGTCCTTGGCACCTGAAGTTCTCTAA
- the rplX gene encoding 50S ribosomal protein L24 — protein MNKIRKGDEVIVIAGRDKGKRGTVSLRADDSHLVVEGVNLVKKHAKPNPMKGTTGGIIEKTMPIHQSNVAIFNAATGKADRVGIKLLADGKRVRVYKSSGEEIKVA, from the coding sequence ATGAACAAGATTCGCAAAGGCGACGAAGTCATCGTCATCGCCGGTCGTGACAAAGGCAAGCGTGGCACTGTGTCACTGCGTGCCGATGATTCACACCTGGTGGTTGAAGGCGTTAACCTCGTTAAGAAGCATGCCAAGCCAAACCCAATGAAGGGTACCACTGGCGGCATCATCGAAAAAACAATGCCTATTCACCAGTCCAACGTAGCCATTTTCAATGCAGCTACAGGCAAGGCTGATCGCGTGGGCATCAAGTTGTTGGCTGATGGCAAACGCGTTCGCGTTTACAAGTCCAGCGGCGAAGAAATCAAGGTGGCATAA
- the rplE gene encoding 50S ribosomal protein L5, which translates to MARLQQQYREKIAPELMTKFGYKSVMEVPRITKITLNMGVSEAVADKKVMDNAVGDLTKIAGQKPVVTKAKKPIAGFKIREGQAIGCMVTLRGVQMYEFLDRFVTVALPRVRDFRGISGRAFDGRGNYNVGVKEQIIFPEIEYDKVDALRGLNISITTTAKTDDECKALLAGFRFPFKN; encoded by the coding sequence ATGGCACGTCTACAACAACAATACCGCGAAAAAATTGCGCCTGAACTGATGACCAAGTTTGGTTACAAATCAGTCATGGAAGTGCCCCGCATCACCAAAATCACTCTGAACATGGGAGTGAGCGAAGCCGTTGCCGATAAAAAGGTCATGGACAACGCGGTGGGCGACTTGACAAAAATCGCTGGTCAAAAGCCAGTCGTTACCAAGGCTAAAAAGCCAATCGCTGGTTTCAAAATCCGCGAAGGTCAAGCCATTGGTTGCATGGTCACATTGCGTGGCGTGCAAATGTATGAATTCCTGGATCGCTTCGTCACCGTGGCTTTGCCCCGCGTGCGTGACTTCCGTGGTATCTCTGGTCGTGCTTTTGACGGCCGTGGCAACTACAACGTCGGCGTGAAAGAGCAAATCATTTTCCCTGAAATTGAGTACGACAAGGTTGACGCTTTGCGCGGTCTCAATATCAGCATCACCACGACAGCCAAGACCGACGACGAATGCAAAGCATTGCTCGCCGGCTTCCGCTTCCCGTTCAAGAACTGA
- the rpsN gene encoding 30S ribosomal protein S14 yields MAKVALIERELKRDKLVAKYAAKHAELKAISQDPKRSDEERAAARLGLQKLPRNANPTRQRNRCAITGRPRGTFRQFGLGRAKIRELAFQGNIPGVTKASW; encoded by the coding sequence GTGGCTAAAGTAGCTTTGATCGAGCGCGAGCTCAAGCGAGACAAATTGGTGGCCAAGTACGCGGCTAAACACGCGGAATTGAAAGCCATTTCTCAAGATCCAAAACGCAGCGACGAAGAGCGCGCAGCAGCCCGTTTGGGTTTGCAAAAGCTCCCACGCAATGCGAACCCCACACGTCAACGTAACCGCTGCGCGATCACTGGTCGTCCACGTGGCACGTTCCGTCAATTCGGCCTCGGCCGCGCCAAAATTCGTGAATTAGCCTTCCAAGGCAACATTCCTGGCGTGACCAAAGCCAGCTGGTAA
- the rpsH gene encoding 30S ribosomal protein S8, with amino-acid sequence MSMSDPIADLLTRIRNAQMVAKASVSIPSSKVKVAIAQVLKDEGYIDGFQVKTAGGKSELEIALKYYAGRPVIERIERVSRPGLRVYKGRDAIPQVLNGLGVAIVTTPQGVMTDRKARAAGVGGEVLCYVA; translated from the coding sequence ATGAGCATGAGTGATCCCATTGCCGATTTGCTGACTCGCATCCGCAACGCACAAATGGTGGCCAAGGCCTCCGTTTCAATTCCCTCTTCCAAAGTGAAGGTGGCAATTGCCCAGGTGCTGAAAGATGAAGGTTACATCGACGGCTTCCAAGTCAAGACAGCGGGCGGTAAGTCCGAACTTGAAATCGCCCTGAAGTACTACGCAGGTCGCCCTGTGATTGAGCGCATTGAGCGCGTCAGTCGCCCTGGCCTTCGCGTTTACAAAGGCCGCGATGCCATTCCACAAGTCCTCAACGGTTTGGGCGTGGCCATCGTCACCACACCCCAAGGCGTGATGACCGACCGCAAAGCGCGCGCAGCCGGTGTCGGCGGCGAAGTTCTTTGCTACGTCGCTTAA
- the rplF gene encoding 50S ribosomal protein L6, protein MSRVGKMPVTIPAGVDVSIKEDQISVKGTGGTLATASSLLVKVNNDNGKLTFDPVNDSREANAMSGTMRQLVNNMVTGVTKGFEKKLTLIGVGYKAQAQGAKLNLAVGYSHPVNIDMPAGIKVETPAPTEIIIKGADRQRVGQIAAEIRAVRPPEPYKGKGIRYADEKITIKETKKK, encoded by the coding sequence ATGTCCCGTGTAGGAAAAATGCCTGTGACCATCCCCGCTGGCGTGGATGTGTCCATCAAAGAAGACCAAATCAGCGTCAAAGGAACTGGCGGCACGCTTGCCACCGCTTCTAGCTTGTTGGTCAAAGTAAACAACGACAACGGCAAGTTGACCTTTGATCCGGTCAATGACTCCCGTGAAGCCAATGCCATGAGCGGCACCATGCGTCAGCTGGTGAACAACATGGTGACTGGTGTGACCAAAGGCTTCGAGAAGAAGCTGACTTTGATTGGTGTGGGTTACAAAGCCCAAGCCCAAGGCGCCAAGTTGAATTTGGCAGTTGGTTATTCGCACCCTGTGAACATTGACATGCCTGCTGGCATCAAAGTGGAAACACCTGCGCCAACTGAAATCATCATCAAAGGTGCTGACCGCCAACGTGTGGGTCAGATTGCTGCTGAGATTCGTGCTGTTCGTCCTCCCGAGCCTTACAAAGGCAAGGGCATCCGTTATGCGGATGAGAAGATCACGATCAAAGAGACTAAGAAGAAATAA
- the rplR gene encoding 50S ribosomal protein L18, with amino-acid sequence MLTKKEQRLRRARQTRIRIAQQGVARLTVNRTNLHIYASVISGDGSKVLASASTAEADVRKELGAAGKGGNANAAQLIGKRIAEKAKAAGVEKVAFDRAGFAFHGRVKALAEAAREAGLQF; translated from the coding sequence ATGTTGACCAAAAAAGAGCAGCGTCTCCGTCGTGCACGTCAAACACGCATCCGCATTGCACAGCAAGGCGTGGCACGTTTGACAGTGAACCGTACCAATCTTCACATTTATGCCAGCGTCATTTCCGGCGACGGCAGCAAAGTGTTGGCCAGTGCATCTACAGCCGAAGCCGATGTTCGCAAAGAACTCGGCGCAGCCGGCAAGGGTGGTAACGCCAATGCAGCGCAACTGATCGGCAAGCGCATCGCTGAAAAAGCGAAAGCTGCTGGTGTTGAAAAAGTAGCTTTCGACCGCGCAGGTTTTGCCTTCCACGGTCGTGTCAAAGCTTTGGCTGAAGCCGCTCGCGAAGCTGGCTTGCAGTTCTAA
- the rpsE gene encoding 30S ribosomal protein S5, with the protein MAKFQAKAQGDGPEDGLREKMIAVNRVTKVVKGGRILAFAALTVVGDGDGKVGMGKGKSKEVPAAVQKAMEEARRNLHKVSLKNGTIHHTVYGHHGAARVFMAPAPKGTGIIAGGPMRAVFEVMGITDIVAKSHGSSNPYNMVRATLDALTHCTTAYEIASKRGKSVEDIFA; encoded by the coding sequence ATGGCTAAGTTTCAGGCAAAAGCACAAGGTGACGGTCCAGAAGACGGTCTGCGCGAGAAGATGATCGCGGTGAACCGCGTTACCAAGGTTGTTAAGGGTGGTCGCATTTTGGCGTTCGCAGCTTTGACAGTGGTTGGTGACGGCGATGGCAAAGTGGGCATGGGCAAAGGCAAATCGAAAGAAGTGCCAGCTGCTGTTCAAAAAGCCATGGAAGAAGCTCGTCGCAACTTGCACAAAGTGTCGCTCAAAAACGGCACCATCCATCACACCGTTTACGGTCACCACGGTGCAGCGCGCGTTTTCATGGCGCCCGCTCCCAAGGGTACTGGCATCATTGCCGGCGGCCCAATGCGTGCTGTTTTCGAAGTGATGGGTATCACTGACATCGTGGCAAAAAGCCATGGTTCGTCAAACCCTTACAACATGGTTCGCGCCACTTTGGACGCTTTGACCCACTGCACAACGGCATATGAAATTGCCTCCAAGCGTGGCAAGAGCGTTGAAGACATCTTCGCTTGA
- the rpmD gene encoding 50S ribosomal protein L30 — MTTQQTVKVQLVRSPIGCKQDHRDTVRGLGLRKLNSVSELQDTPSVRGMINKISYLVKVL; from the coding sequence ATGACAACTCAACAAACCGTCAAGGTTCAATTGGTTCGCAGCCCTATCGGCTGCAAACAAGACCACCGCGACACCGTTCGTGGTCTGGGCTTGCGCAAGCTCAACAGCGTCAGCGAATTGCAGGACACACCTTCAGTTCGCGGCATGATCAACAAGATCAGCTATCTGGTCAAAGTTCTCTGA
- the rplO gene encoding 50S ribosomal protein L15 — protein sequence MELNSIKPAAGAKHAKRRVGRGIGSGLGKTAGRGHKGQKSRSGGYHKVGFEGGQMPLQRRLPKRGFKSHLLKFNAEVTLTALENLGLPEVDVLALKQAGLVGELAKVVKVVKTGSLTKAVKLTGIGATAGAKAAIEAAGGSLA from the coding sequence ATGGAACTCAACAGCATCAAACCTGCAGCTGGCGCTAAACACGCCAAGCGTCGCGTTGGCCGTGGTATCGGTTCGGGTCTGGGTAAAACCGCCGGCCGTGGACACAAAGGTCAAAAATCCCGTTCAGGCGGCTACCACAAAGTGGGTTTCGAAGGCGGTCAAATGCCTTTGCAACGTCGTCTGCCCAAGCGTGGCTTCAAGTCTCACCTCTTGAAGTTCAATGCTGAAGTCACATTGACAGCACTCGAAAACCTCGGCTTGCCCGAAGTTGACGTGTTGGCACTGAAGCAAGCTGGCCTGGTGGGCGAGCTGGCCAAAGTAGTCAAGGTTGTCAAAACTGGTTCGTTGACCAAAGCTGTCAAGTTGACAGGCATTGGCGCAACAGCCGGCGCTAAAGCAGCCATCGAAGCTGCTGGCGGTTCATTGGCTTAA
- the secY gene encoding preprotein translocase subunit SecY codes for MVTSATTANKGKYGDLSRRLVFLLLALVVYRVGAHIPVPGIDPAQLQQLFNGQQGGILSLFNMFSGGALSRFTVFALGIMPYISASIIMQLLTYVLPAFEQLKKEGEAGRRKITQYTRFGALGLALFQSLGIAMALEASAGLVIAPGFGFRMTAVVSLTAGTMFLMWLGEQITERGLGNGISILIFAGIAAGLPGSIGGLLELVRTGAMGPLVSIFIIAVVILVTYFVVFVERGQRKILVNYARRQVGNKVYGGQSSHLPLKLNMAGVIPPIFASSIILLPATVINWFSSGETNNAVVLFMKDVASALTPGQPIYVMFYAAAIVFFCFFYTALVFNSRETADNLKKSGAFIPGIRPGDHTAKFIDKILVRLTLAGAVYITFVCLLPEFLILKYNVPFYFGGTSLLIIVVVTMDFMAQVQNYMMSQQYESLLKKANFKTTL; via the coding sequence GTGGTCACTAGCGCAACAACAGCAAACAAAGGCAAGTACGGAGACTTGAGTCGCCGTCTCGTCTTCTTGTTGCTCGCGCTGGTGGTTTACCGTGTGGGTGCGCACATTCCTGTTCCAGGCATTGACCCCGCACAACTGCAGCAACTCTTCAATGGTCAGCAGGGCGGCATTCTGAGCTTGTTCAACATGTTCTCGGGCGGTGCTTTGTCGCGCTTCACCGTGTTCGCGTTGGGCATCATGCCTTACATCTCTGCGTCCATCATCATGCAATTGCTCACTTATGTCTTGCCTGCTTTCGAGCAGCTCAAGAAAGAGGGCGAAGCTGGACGTCGCAAGATTACGCAGTACACACGCTTTGGCGCTTTGGGTTTGGCTTTGTTCCAATCCTTGGGAATTGCCATGGCTTTGGAAGCTTCTGCTGGTTTGGTCATTGCCCCCGGTTTTGGTTTCCGCATGACCGCTGTGGTCAGCTTGACTGCAGGCACCATGTTCCTGATGTGGCTGGGTGAGCAAATCACCGAGCGCGGTTTAGGCAACGGTATTTCTATTCTCATTTTTGCCGGTATTGCTGCAGGTTTGCCTGGCTCTATCGGTGGATTGTTGGAGTTGGTTCGCACAGGTGCCATGGGCCCTCTGGTTTCCATCTTCATCATTGCTGTGGTTATTTTGGTCACTTATTTTGTGGTGTTCGTTGAACGCGGCCAGCGCAAGATTTTGGTGAACTATGCTCGCCGTCAGGTGGGCAACAAGGTGTACGGCGGTCAATCGTCACACCTGCCCTTGAAGCTCAACATGGCTGGCGTCATTCCACCCATCTTTGCTTCATCCATCATTTTGTTGCCAGCCACTGTGATCAATTGGTTCAGTTCTGGTGAAACCAACAACGCTGTGGTGTTGTTCATGAAGGACGTGGCTTCTGCCCTCACACCAGGTCAACCGATCTATGTGATGTTCTATGCAGCTGCCATTGTGTTCTTCTGCTTTTTCTATACTGCCTTGGTGTTCAACAGCCGCGAGACGGCCGACAACCTCAAGAAGAGTGGTGCGTTCATCCCCGGCATTCGTCCTGGTGATCACACTGCCAAATTCATTGACAAAATTTTGGTGCGTTTAACACTGGCCGGTGCCGTGTACATCACCTTTGTTTGTCTCTTGCCCGAATTTTTGATCTTGAAGTACAACGTGCCGTTCTATTTTGGTGGCACTTCACTTCTGATCATTGTTGTGGTGACCATGGATTTCATGGCACAAGTTCAGAACTACATGATGTCTCAGCAGTACGAGTCGCTTCTTAAAAAAGCGAATTTCAAAACCACGCTGTGA
- the rpmJ gene encoding 50S ribosomal protein L36 has translation MRVSASVKKICRNCKVIRRKGVVRVICTDPRHKQRQG, from the coding sequence ATGAGAGTTTCGGCTTCGGTCAAAAAAATTTGCCGCAACTGCAAAGTCATTCGCCGTAAAGGCGTGGTTCGTGTGATCTGCACAGACCCACGTCATAAGCAGCGTCAAGGCTGA
- the rpsM gene encoding 30S ribosomal protein S13, with protein sequence MARIAGINIPPHKHTEIGLTAIFGIGRTRARKICEASGIAYSKKIKDLTDGDLEKIRDQIALITIEGDLRRETTMNIKRLMDIGCYRGFRHRRGLPMRGQRTRTNARTRKGPRKGAAGLKK encoded by the coding sequence ATGGCACGTATCGCTGGCATCAACATTCCGCCGCACAAGCATACCGAAATTGGCTTGACAGCTATCTTTGGTATCGGTCGCACCCGCGCTCGCAAAATCTGCGAGGCTTCAGGCATTGCTTATTCCAAAAAGATCAAAGATCTGACGGATGGCGACCTGGAAAAAATTCGCGATCAAATCGCATTGATCACCATTGAAGGTGACTTGCGTCGCGAAACAACCATGAACATCAAGCGTTTGATGGACATCGGTTGCTACCGTGGTTTCCGCCACCGCCGTGGCTTGCCCATGCGTGGTCAGCGTACTCGCACCAATGCACGTACTCGCAAGGGTCCGCGTAAAGGCGCTGCAGGCTTGAAGAAATAA
- the rpsK gene encoding 30S ribosomal protein S11, with translation MAKAPSNSAAQRVRKKVRKNVADGIAHVHASFNNTIITITDRQGNALSWASSGGQGFKGSRKSTPFAAQVASEVAGRAAIEQGIKNLDVEIKGPGPGRESSVRALGALGIRITSIADVTPMPHNGCRPQKRRRI, from the coding sequence ATGGCAAAAGCCCCATCCAATAGCGCCGCACAACGCGTGCGCAAAAAAGTTCGCAAGAACGTTGCCGACGGCATCGCACACGTGCACGCCTCGTTCAACAACACCATCATCACCATCACTGATCGCCAAGGCAATGCGTTGTCATGGGCTTCTTCAGGTGGTCAAGGTTTCAAGGGTTCACGTAAATCCACACCGTTTGCAGCGCAGGTTGCTTCCGAAGTGGCTGGCCGTGCCGCCATTGAACAAGGCATCAAGAACCTCGACGTCGAGATCAAAGGCCCAGGCCCAGGTCGCGAGTCTTCAGTTCGTGCATTGGGCGCCTTGGGCATCCGCATCACATCGATTGCAGACGTCACACCCATGCCCCACAACGGTTGCCGCCCTCAAAAGCGTCGTCGTATCTAA
- the rpsD gene encoding 30S ribosomal protein S4, with product MARYLGPKAKLSRREGTDLFLKSARRSIADKSKFDTKPGQHGRTSGQRTSDYGLQLREKQKVKRMYGVLEKQFRRYFTEADRRKGNTGSNLLSLLESRLDNVVYRMGFGSTRAESRQLVSHKAVTVNGHPVNIPSYLVKAGDVVAVREKSKKQTRVLEALQLAQQVGMPAWVEVNIEKVEGVFKKAPDRDEFASDINESLIVELYSR from the coding sequence GTGGCACGTTACCTAGGCCCTAAGGCCAAACTTTCCCGCCGTGAAGGCACTGACCTGTTCTTGAAGAGCGCACGTCGCTCTATTGCGGACAAGTCTAAATTTGACACCAAGCCCGGCCAACACGGTCGTACTTCTGGTCAGCGTACATCCGACTACGGTTTGCAATTGCGCGAAAAGCAAAAAGTGAAGCGCATGTACGGCGTGCTCGAGAAGCAATTCCGCCGCTACTTCACTGAAGCTGACCGTCGTAAAGGCAACACAGGTTCTAACCTGTTGAGCTTGCTCGAGTCACGCTTGGACAATGTTGTTTACCGCATGGGCTTTGGCTCTACTCGCGCTGAATCACGTCAATTGGTTTCACACAAAGCGGTCACCGTGAATGGTCACCCAGTGAACATCCCTTCTTACCTCGTCAAAGCTGGCGATGTGGTGGCTGTTCGTGAAAAGTCCAAGAAACAAACACGTGTTTTGGAAGCTTTGCAATTGGCTCAACAAGTTGGCATGCCAGCTTGGGTTGAAGTCAACATCGAAAAAGTTGAAGGCGTCTTCAAGAAGGCTCCTGATCGTGATGAATTTGCGTCTGACATCAACGAATCATTGATCGTTGAATTGTATTCACGCTAA